In one window of Clupea harengus chromosome 4, Ch_v2.0.2, whole genome shotgun sequence DNA:
- the rab5if gene encoding uncharacterized protein RAB5IF, protein MTNSSKKKEEVHLANGGVKQSTWSKAFNCNAIWEEKDEFLDVIYWIRQIIAIILGVIWGIAPLKGFLGLAIFCIINAGVLYLYFSSFQQVDEEEYGGTWELTKEGFMTSFALFLVVWIIFYTALHYD, encoded by the exons ATGACGAACAgctcaaaaaagaaagaagaagttCATCTCGCCAACGGTGGAGTGAAGCAGTCCACATGGAGCAAAGCCTTCAATTGTAACGCTATATGGGAAGAGAAG GATGAGTTCTTGGATGTGATCTACTGGATCAGGCAAATCATTGCAATTATTCTCGGAGTAATATGGGGTATTGCACCGCTGAAAGGATTTCTGGGATTAGCAAT aTTCTGCATCATCAATGCAGGTGTCCTGTACCTTTACTTCAGCAGCTTCCAGCAGGTAGACGAAGAGGAGTATGGCGGCACATGGGAGCTGACCAAAGAAGGATTTATGACATCATTTGCATTATTCCTG GTGGTATGGATTATCTTTTACACGGCATTACACTATGACTGA
- the zhx3b gene encoding zinc fingers and homeoboxes protein 3 encodes MASKRKSTIPCMIPVKTIHLRDDLEQDLSCLTKDSAYPSREDMYSQGYFDLGESSRHDSGDALKDGGTYTCRPCNFETLDLNLFLDHVYSGHPEFRSDPSFHCVDCGVTAAKFEGLALHNARVHPSTVTTTLQLRKRDRKVIVEQSIILGPGDSLISKESEISITKTPIMKMLRGKSEHPKRIVVSHSMADDSRLEAASKPAEKKDPPTITVTHVPTIVHNGSTSKVTLPSAIQIVNGSGALPILKTAVTQVVSVVQNRNYHHQSAPITVSSSPASSCISVSSSKNMPKVMIPLSSIPTYNAAMDNSSFLKTSFSKFPYPTKAELCYLTVVTKYPEEQIKIWFTAQRLKQGISWSPEEIEDARRKMFNTIIQTAPSSGQHHQQQHIARHTHHSAAHQTITVLPASLGATGIPHILQGSLMSQGGVIVTQPMMANGIQVSSAPMALAVTPKHQSATKPMMQARPAAALVADKGVSMVVGTVGSSSSLNYTITSSNGGGSSSSSSSSSSIISSASSRSFNSSSVSSSQTSVISTGAGTTTGGNGKTSSNINSNTSNATKINNTNKSTENSKSPANGKSPAPSTTKTKTNQDAKMGNNGKDSSSSSSSTVKSTNDGKASPDIKSSTDSKNSTDAKTDRKADGKSNGTSPTINAITTNTNSNSTCATTANTATSTTVTTNSGSSSSSSKKGETTAAASSPTPSSRTLPSTSFLDPNFKQNKKSQEQLSALKQSFLNNQFPNQDEVNRLTSLTGLSVREVRKWFSDRRYHFRNLKGPRTSTGGQASATDKNASPAPASSDAASSADRPKTPPPSPVSPQQQQQQQTTSPTTPSRRPPRPPSPDFTAIRYKEREPHQLVALEASFAQDPEPSSEQVDRLRQETKMTRREIHGWFAERRKRAAAEKKKEDAEKAEKEEAEAAVGGGEDGEKSEPVKEQSEEKMSTDEQSGDASSQQGKDEKQKEDSPKVNPIKINLKMLKVTESNGKDGEGNPSVQTDHPKTAIPAAPTSPIPIPSTPYRGKKTADQLHALKQAFARTQWPGSPQYDELMARTGLPRPEVVRWFGDCRYVLKNGQLKWLESYQAIVEEEDFQKANLEALKEHLEAHGKLEETQAKELAKASSLTEDLVRRWFTNKAPLLLLAAKEGEKEGGTAAAPEKEGGATATRWRWR; translated from the coding sequence ATGGCTAGCAAGCGAAAGTCGACCATTCCTTGCATGATCCCGGTGAAGACCATTCATTTGAGGGATGACCTTGAGCAAGACCTGTCTTGCCTGACTAAGGACAGTGCCTACCCATCCAGGGAGGACATGTACAGTCAGGGTTACTTTGACCTTGGCGAGTCTTCCAGGCACGACTCGGGTGACGCCCTGAAAGATGGGGGCACTTACACCTGCAGGCCGTGCAACTTTGAAACCCTGGACCTGAACCTCTTCCTGGATCATGTTTACAGCGGCCATCCGGAGTTCCGGTCGGACCCCAGCTTCCACTGTGTGGACTGCGGGGTGACTGCGGCCAAGTTCGAGGGCCTGGCCCTGCACAATGCGCGGGTTCACCCGAGCACAGTCACCACGACGCTGCAGCTGAGGAAGCGGGACCGGAAGGTCATCGTGGAGCAGAGTATCATCCTGGGCCCCGGTGACAGCCTCATCTCCAAGGAGTCTGAGATCTCCATCACCAAGACGCCCATCATGAAGATGCTGAGGGGAAAATCGGAGCATCCTAAGAGGATAGTGGTTTCACACTCCATGGCGGACGACTCGAGGCTGGAGGCCGCGTCCAAGCCAGCCGAGAAGAAAGACCCCCCTACCATAACTGTTACACATGTGCCCACTATCGTCCACAACGGTTCAACTAGCAAAGTGACATTACCGTCCGCCATACAGATCGTCAATGGTTCCGGAGCACTTCCTATTCTCAAGACCGCCGTCACGCAGGTGGTGTCGGTGGTCCAGAACCGGAACTACCATCATCAATCTGCGCCCATCACCGTCTCCTCCTCACCCGCCTCCTCCTGCATCTCCGTCTCCAGCTCCAAAAACATGCCCAAGGTCATGATCCCTCTCAGCAGCATTCCCACGTACAATGCTGCCATGGACAACAGCAGCTTCCTCAAGACGTCCTTCAGTAAGTTCCCCTACCCAACTAAAGCAGAGCTCTGCTACCTGACCGTGGTCACCAAGTACCCCGAAGAGCAGATAAAGATATGGTTCACGGCTCAGAGGCTGAAGCAAGGTATTAGCTGGTCGCCCGAGGAGATCGAGGACGCTCGGAGGAAGATGTTCAACACGATCATACAGACAGCGCCCTCATCGGGTCAGCACCATCAACAGCAGCACATAGCACGCCATACCCACCACAGCGCAGCCCATCAAACCATCACAGTCCTGCCCGCCTCCCTGGGCGCCACCGGCATCCCCCACATCCTCCAGGGCAGCCTGATGAGCCAGGGAGGGGTGATCGTCACGCAGCCCATGATGGCCAACGGCATCCAGGTCAGCAGCGCTCCAATGGCCTTGGCCGTCACTCCCAAGCACCAGAGCGCCACCAAGCCGATGATGCAGGCCAGGCCTGCCGCCGCCCTAGTGGCCGATAAAGGAGTCAGTATGGTGGTGGGCACAGTGGGAAGCAGCAGCAGTCTGAATTACACGATCACCAGCAGTAACGGCGGTGGGAGCAGCAGTAGCTCCAGCAGCTCTAGCAGCATCATAAGTAGCGCAAGCAGCAGAAGTTTCAACAGTAGCAGTGTGAGTAGCAGCCAGACTAGTGTGATTAGCACTGGTGCAGGCACCACCACCGGCGGCAATGGCAAAACTAGCAGCAACATTAACAGTAATACCAGTAACGCAACTAAAATCAATAACACCAACAAAAGCACTGAAAACAGCAAAAGCCCAGCAAATGGCAAAAGCCCTGCACCCAGCACCACAAAAACCAAAACCAACCAGGATGCCAAGATGGGCAACAATGGTaaggacagcagcagcagcagcagcagcactgtgaAGAGTACAAATGATGGCAAAGCCTCTCCTGACATAAAATCTAGCACTGACAGCAAAAACAGTACTGACGCCAAGACCGACCGTAAGGCTGACGGCAAAAGCAATGGTACCAGCCCCACCATCAATGCCATCACCACAAACACCAACTCAAACAGCACCTGTGCCACAACCGCAAACACGGCAACATCCACTACAGTCACCACCAAtagtggtagcagcagcagcagcagcaagaaaggagagacaacagcagcagcatcgtCACCAACCCCCAGCTCCCGCACCCTCCCCAGCACCAGTTTCCTGGATCCCAATTTCAAGCAAAACAAGAAGTCCCAGGAGCAACTTTCTGCCCTGAAGCAGAGTTTCCTCAACAACCAGTTCCCCAACCAGGACGAAGTTAACCGGCTCACCAGCCTGACGGGCCTATCCGTGCGCGAGGTGCGCAAGTGGTTTAGTGACCGGCGCTACCACTTCCGAAACCTAAAAGGCCCGCGGACGAGCACGGGGGGTCAAGCTTCGGCCACAGATAAAAATGCCTCCCCTGCTCCTGCGTCCTCAGATGCGGCATCATCCGCAGACAGACCCAAAACACCCCCGCCGTCACCGGTAAGccctcaacagcagcagcagcagcagaccacGTCCCCCACCACGCCGTCACGGCGACCACCTCGGCCCCCGTCCCCCGATTTCACGGCCATCCGGTATAAAGAGCGCGAGCCCCATCAGCTGGTCGCCCTTGAGGCCAGTTTTGCACAGGATCCCGAACCCTCCTCTGAGCAGGTGGACCGGCTGAGGCAGGAGACCAAAATGACACGGCGGGAGATCCACGGTTGGTTTGCGGAGCGACGGAAAAGAGCTGCTGccgagaagaagaaggaggatgCGGAAAAGGCCgagaaggaggaggcagaggccgCCGTCGGCGGCGGCGAGGACGGGGAGAAGAGTGAACCCGTGAAGGAGCAATCCGAGGAAAAGATGAGCACTGATGAGCAATCGGGAGACGCGTCGTCTCAACAAGGAAAAgatgagaaacagaaagaggattCCCCTAAAGTCAACCCCATCAAGATTAATCTAAAAATGCTCAAAGTGACTGAATCCAACGGGAAAGACGGTGAGGGCAACCCGTCGGTCCAGACTGATCATCCAAAAACAGCCATTCCGGCTGCCCCAACATCGCCAATCCCTATTCCCTCGACCCCGTACCGCGGCAAGAAAACAGCCGACCAGCTTCACGCGCTGAAGCAGGCCTTTGCTCGCACCCAGTGGCCAGGCAGCCCGCAGTACGACGAGCTGATGGCTAGAACAGGCCTCCCGAGACCCGAGGTAGTGCGCTGGTTCGGCGACTGTCGCTACGTCCTCAAAAACGGGCAGCTGAAGTGGCTCGAGAGCTACCAGGCcatagtggaggaggaggacttcCAGAAGGCCAACCTGGAGGCGCTGAAGGAGCACCTGGAGGCGCACGGGAAGCTGGAGGAGACCCAGGCGAAGGAGCTGGCTAAGGCCAGCAGCCTGACAGAAGACCTTGTTCGCCGGTGGTTCACCAACAAGgccccactgctgctgctggcggccaaggagggagagaaggaaggcgGGACGGCGGCGGCGCCAGAGAAGGAAGGCGGGGCGACGGCGacgaggtggaggtggaggtga